In a single window of the Chionomys nivalis chromosome 11, mChiNiv1.1, whole genome shotgun sequence genome:
- the Fam43b gene encoding protein FAM43B has protein sequence MLPWRRNKFVLVEDEAKRKAKSLSPGLAYTSLLSSFLRSCPDLLPDWPLERLGRVFRSRRQKVELNKEDPTYTVWYLGNAVTLHAKGDGCTDDAVGRIWARCGPGGGTKMKLTLGPHGIRMQPSERGAGGSGGRRPTHAYLLPRITYCAADGRHPRVFAWVYRHQARHKAVVLRCHAVLLARAHKARSLARLLRQTALAAFSDFKRLQRQSDARHVRQQHLRAGGAAASVPRAPLRRLLNAKCAYRPPPGERGRGAPRLSSIQEEDEEEDAEEEDSRDSEGGTLQRERPEVLSLARELRTCSLRGASAPPPPAQPRRCKAGSRERAGQAR, from the coding sequence ATGCTGCCCTGGAGACGGAACAAATTCGTGCTGGTGGAGGACGAGGCCAAGCGCAAGGCGAAGAGCCTAAGCCCCGGGCTCGCCTACACGTCGCTGCTCTCCAGCTTCCTGCGCTCTTGCCCAGACCTGCTACCGGACTGGCCCCTGGAGCGTCTGGGCCGCGTATTCCGCAGCCGGCGCCAGAAAGTGGAGCTTAACAAGGAGGACCCCACCTACACTGTGTGGTACCTGGGCAATGCCGTCACCCTGCACGCCAAGGGCGACGGCTGCACCGACGACGCTGTGGGCAGGATCTGGGCTCGCTGCGGGCCGGGAGGGGGCACGAAGATGAAATTGACGCTGGGCCCGCACGGCATCCGCATGCAGCCGAGCGAGCGCGGCGCGGGGGGATCGGGAGGTCGCAGGCCGACGCATGCCTACCTGCTGCCGCGCATCACCTACTGCGCGGCGGACGGGCGCCACCCGCGCGTCTTCGCCTGGGTCTATCGCCACCAGGCGCGCCACAAGGCCGTGGTGCTGCGCTGCCACGCCGTGCTGCTGGCGCGAGCTCACAAGGCGCGCTCCCTGGCCCGCCTGCTTCGCCAGACTGCGCTGGCGGCCTTCAGCGACTTCAAGCGGTTGCAGCGGCAGAGCGACGCGCGCCACGTGCGCCAGCAGCATCTCCGCGCGGGGGGCGCCGCCGCCTCGGTACCCCGCGCCCCATTGCGCCGCCTGCTCAATGCCAAGTGCGCCTACCGGCCACCGCCGGGCGAGCGCGGCCGCGGAGCTCCGCGTCTCAGCAGCATccaggaggaggatgaggaggaggatgcGGAGGAGGAGGACTCCCGGGACAGCGAGGGAGGAACCCTGCAGCGCGAGCGGCCCGAGGTGCTCAGCCTGGCCCGGGAGCTGAGGACGTGCAGCCTGCGGGGTGCCTCGGCGCCTCCGCCACCGGCGCAGCCCCGCCGGTGTAAGGCCGGCTCCAGGGAGCGGGCGGGCCAGGCGCGCTGA